A segment of the Gossypium hirsutum isolate 1008001.06 chromosome D10, Gossypium_hirsutum_v2.1, whole genome shotgun sequence genome:
ataattttttaatataataatttaaaaatatataaattttattattataaatatgattttacttattttttaatgtaaaattattttaaataatttaatacacatttcttttaatatttttaatattttttatataatcataaTGTTTACTTCTACCCATAATACTTCatcaactcttaaataaaaaatgcTATGAAACATACTCGAACCTATATCTTTTTAATTGTTGTTATATGTCAATTGACATTTTAATTATCACACCCCAAAATTAGGTCTACGAGTTTTAGGGgtaatttaggaattttagccttagagtgttcggAATTTTGTGACATAGTTTATCGACAATTTTTTTACTaagatttttagaaaattaagttaatttctgaaaatgagttttaaataattttaattttgaaaatagaactAATTTATAACAGAGTCAAAATTGTGAGTCTTTATGaagcaattaaaccaaaatttaaaattcaacctaATACTTCCCCCACCTACATATATTTCACGTTAGTTCTTTCCCTCCCATTCTTGTTGCTGTCCATTTGTTTTCCCTCACCCTCTCCATTCGATTTTGATTCCAAGCTCTAGTCATTTGATTTCCATTATCCTTACAACTTTAAACCtccattaaatattaataaaaacacccaaaatcACCATAGTTTTCTACATTGTCAAGCTTTCGGGTTTTTCAGGTTTTCGATCAAACACTTGGATTTTTGTTATCTAAGGTAATCATTCATCTTtctattagtttttaatgttatccAGTCTTTTAAACtgaatttttagccattaaatcacatgttttgaataaaagtcgaaaattgggtcgttaatggtgaattttgggattttgcataaaaatgtgatttcaaggtgttttttaacttgttttaacatgattagaaggtttctaaacttactttgaagtattgttaaagatttcttgagttttaatgaatttttagaaaatagccataaaacatgtcgaaaaagtcgatacgatgaatttagtattttattgtattttaaaggttgagaattagttgtaggtgaattataagatgaaaaaaattggttttaGGCGAAAATATTGAGTATAGAACGAGATATTTGAGTTTTTAGTTGGCTATGTTAAAGGTTTCGATTACATGAAAACgtagcttaggcttatgtttgtATGCTTGTAATGAGTCCTTGACTGATTTTTAgatgtattgttgtgtgaatttgTTGTGTTGAAGTTTCGGATTCGATAGAACcttctacgagtagagataaaggcaaggaaaagttAGTTTGAGCTTTTGGCCTTTTGACGAAAGCGTAATTGGTGAATGTTTGGAATAATTACTTGTGGACATGATTTAATgcattatttgggaatttagtagtagcctaaactcTTACTCTAAATTCCGAGTGTAAGttttctcatacctatgttatcttATAAACAAAATGCTTATGtgtttgtaaatatgtgaattgagatgagatgctataacatgtgatatatggttatgataactgttgtgaaagtgtaaatatgtacaTGTTTTGTATATGTTAAATCTTAGTGACAGTGTTTTGCTAAAGATGCAAATATGCAGTGATTGTGTACggataatcggtaagtgatatgtgtttgactttgcatattttggccttgtgatcttgaaaccattggacatagttggcatgccataggattgtgagtactcacctatatgtatagtgaatttgggcattgaggccctaggacatgttagagggataagggaatgtgagttaagctccattcaacgagacatgtgaggggaaataaggagagtgttagctttatgcttcacttttgggacatgtttgactttttgagtctatgtttggtgtgttggagatccgcgtatccgatgagtgatgatagagctcacttttatgtttcatagctcaagtgccaaattatcttaaattatgaatatgtgtgtattatgatatgtgtttatatgacgTGTGACCATTATGCAGTTTATCTATAAACCTGTTTTtgaatattgtgatatatgcttgaatgttaggtgattatatatgtaataaaatatatgcttaatagtgaatatgtttaccatgtaaaagaactaATAATAATGCACGAGTAAGTATATTATGACACTAAAGTTGGAATTGTCAAGGTTATGATGTATTGTTGTTTCGTTAATGCTCGATGAACTATTTGCCCGGTAGTTGTTTTAggcattcattgagcttgttaaACTCATCCACTCTCTTCTTTAACCGTTGTAGATTAGTTGTATGTCAGAGTGAGCGGCGTGGTTTCCGAGAGGTGATACAAGCAAGTCTATTTATTATTTTCGTAGGTGTCCTATATTTATTTACGTTTTGAGGAATGAGGCAATATGGTAGCCTCATTATATAGCCCTGTTGATTTCTAGACATTATGCTGGTTTTTGGTTCGATTTATAAGGATTACGTGTTATTGTTATGCTTGAGTTCATGAACTTGAGGATGGATTGACGTTACTTGCTCGAACACGATTTTGCAATATTGACCTGTTAATTAGGCCGTTGAATGATTATTTGTCAAAGTAATTTATGATaatgtttaggaactaaattggaatGGGTTAATTACTTATATATGCTGCATTTTTAAGGTCTAGAGCAAATGTATCGATAATTGGGTTTAAAAATCGATACCTCTGTGTTTTGAAATGTGCAAGAAGTCaaaatagagatttggtatcaaTATCTTGGCCCGAGTGTCGATACTCATGGTGTAATTATCGAGACCTTGCGAAAGGTACCGATATTTTCCGATGTTTTAAAATTTGGCAAGAAACAATATGctagtttggtatcgattttccagatggtatcgataccacttaaaggAAATATCGATACCATAGAAGTGATATCGATACCTACGTaacatttttggaaaattttgctaagtgatCCCAATGCTCGAGATATGTacattttatgtttgtttctCGTATGTTAGTATGATTAAACGCTAAACTAAGCTTGCATGACTTGATATTCTCATAAATACTAGAATAATTAAAGTAAAACGAAACTGCATGTATTTCAACTCTGATAATTACAATGAAATCGACGTGAGATGGTAGTGTGGCATCTTGGTATTTGGCCTGGCATCCAGGCCGGGTGCGGggtattatattaatatttttaattgatatctaacaaaaatataatctaaattttaataaataatattaaacaattatttattatattataactttaataattattttttattctcatcATACCAACATCTTCAATATTTTTAATCTTATCAAAACTGAACTCATTGCACATTTAAAAGAAGCTtaaggtgagtttggatgggcggtgcgtttacctgcggtgagtgtaaaaacagcggtggcggtgagattagatactgtagcgatactgtaacgtgagacaaaaagtaatgTAAACGCAccacaccgcacccaatcgcccatccaaacccacccttaatcACCTCAAGTAATTGTTGCACGTACTTGCTTACTGACATCTATGCTCGGTAGAAAATATTCTAGGAAACCATAGAAGTTTAAAGTATCCTGTgcatttaattttctaaaaaaataaaaagtatgctataacattttttaattaatttatatttttattctattaaatacaatttttttaggtaaattgcacttaaagtcactaaactattagtagattgatattttggtcactcaatttcaaaaagttacaaaatggttattgaactatttaatagttttcatttaagtcgttgtgctattaaaattgttgttatatgACTTTCTCTGCTCGCACTGCTTGTACCAATTGAAAGTTTTCCTTCCTTCTTTcctacttttcattttttttttcatgaaacaactttaaacatTACGAATctgcaaattaaaatataatctttTTTTGCTGATCTTCAACATTGACTGCCAAATCATATTAGACCTGAGGTATATTCTTCTACTTGTCGCTGGGTACTGATCCACTATACTAATTATCAAATCATTATTTGGAGCTCACTAGTTCAacttttttataagaaaaaaattaacccaatgacttaaataaaaactttcaaataattcaatgattattttataactttttaaaattaagtggctaaaacataaacttatccaaatattttAGCCTTTAAAATTGCAGCCAGCAATGCTGGCACCATTCAGCCGCTTTCTAGATGTCaaaagaatggaaataaataaattcaatgcAAAACGTTATGCTCTTAAGCGGATATTCGTCGCATTTACCTTGGAATTTGATTTATATTCCCTAAAAGgctaaaaccctaaaacttgggatctttctcatatatatatatcaactagTTTTTCTATCCCCTGTGATTTGCTCctatattttatgaaattgttatttattaaaaaatattactttAAACTGGTGTAGTTTTAATAAGGTAACTTTATTTAGTATTTTAAAACCTTTTAttggaaaaaataataaaaaacatttttaacttttaaaaaaaaagaaataacatgatgttttataaaaataattttttttttgtaaaattataggtataattatttatttgaagataaattttaaaacattatctTTTTATAAATTTGGAAAATACTAGTGTTCATACATTTATTTGCTAAAAAATTTAGATATTTGAAAaagtaaaagtagtaaaatttgTGCATTAATACAAAGCAATCACATATACACTTGTTAAAGggtaaaaagaataaatataaatgaaaaaattgtAGGTCacgatattttaattaaaataataaatttacctCAAAAACTATATTTATCTCATatctaaaaatttgaaatttcattataataaaaattacataaatattttgaaattaaaattttaaattttatcaataaaaagtacatgataattttttaagttagttTATAGAGGTAAAAGGATAAATATATACATTGATTGCATTaatgagaaaattaaaattatacgcatttataaaagggtaaaatgaaaaaaaatataaatgatatctcatactttaaaaaagaaaaaatagatccACCAAGAATATTTGAaaacattatattaaaattttaaataaaatatttgtaggatatcaaattttaaaaataaattgaaatatatatatctttcataaattcataatttacaataaaaattcaaaaagaaaaaaattgcctCCGATATTATGGAATttcaaaactaaataaataatagatcaattaatttttagaatgttttaacaaaattaaaattcaatgagtagataatttttttctttaaaaaattatttcgtTAAAAGATAGAatagtttatttttaaatttttcaaatcaatttttttaaaaattagtatttatcattttgataaaaatattagataaaaaataaatataaatattaaataaaaaaactgcAGATGTGTGAATTGTGCAAATGTGATATATGATTTACAATGCagaataacaataattaatgggTAGGGtttcagaaaataattttaattgctaacaataaataaatgtaaatttcatatattgaaatttgaaattttagaagaGGTGCATACttattttccaaatctacctcaACCACGAATTGCAAATGCCAAACATCATTACACACACAACTTGCAACCAAACATAGATATTCTTGACATACAAATACAATTGTTGAACATTAACATACACTAATTAAACATTCAGCATGAAGCAATCCTCGGACCATTTTAGTCCCATCTGCTAGAAACCCTAGCCATTAATCCATCCTTGGTGTGAAGTATAATGGAGGCAGCTGGAACAACAGGTGTTTCTTCCAACACATTTATACGATAATTGTAGATAATAGCAGATGCCACAGTTTTCATTATAACAAACGCCACTTTTTTCCCTACGCATATCCTTGGACCTGCATTGAAAGACAAGAACTTGGTTGATGCCTCGTATTTAATCCCTCCTCGCTCTGTAATCCATCTTTCAGGCTTGAATTCGTATGAATCTTCACCCCATATTGACTTCATTCTTCCCATTGAATACAAGTTAAACATGATTTTCATCTTTGGATGAACTGGATGGCCACTGGGAAGAATGTCTGCTTTCAATGGTTCCTTGAGCTGGAAAGGAACCGAGGGATATAACCTTAGTGCCTCACACAATGCTCCATGTAAATAAACCAAATCTTTCACCTCTTCAGCACCCAACACTCGCCTCTTTTTGGTTTCCTTTTCGGGTATTTTTGATCGAAGCTCTTCTATGATCTTTTTCTCCACTTTGGGATGCCTCGAAACCAACCAAATGAACCAAGTGAGAGCTGAGCTCGTGGTGTCCCTCCCTGCAATCATCATATTCAAAATGGTGTCTCTCAAGAACTTGTCATTACATTTCAAACCTGTTGCTTTCTCTTGGGTTATGTATGACGTTAAAAGATCAATACCCTCTACTTGGTCTGCTTCTTTGGTCAACCCTTGGTTCAGTTCTTTCCTCCTCTGGTTTATGCATTTTGCTATTACATCATCAAGAACTTCCCACGCCTTTCTGTATTTATGCTCTTGCCCCATGTTGAGCCATTTTTGCAGCTTAATAAAGCTTTGAGGCCTTGCAAGCCGATAAAACAAGGCTTCTTCTGCATCATCCAGGGCCTTGGAGAAATGAACTTCAGGGAAGTCAACGGAGAGGCTTTCGGGGTCGTTGCCAGTAAATAAGATGAAGGTAGAATCAAATGTAAACCTCTGGAGAACATCTTCTAAGTTGACCACCAAGCCTCGTTTGGCGACATGTTCGAGAACGGGAATTAGCCCGTTTTCCACCTTGGCTCGACTAGTTGTCGACAACAGTCGGTGGAAAAGCTGATGCCTAACGAATTCTTGAGCGACTTTCCTCTGGTATTTCCACAAATCCATGTCGGCGTTGAAAATGCCGTCGCCCAAGATTTCGAAAATCTCCTTGAAGTCGGATCCTTTGGGGAAGTTGTGGAAGTTGGAAATCATGACGTAGTGGACGTTGGCGGGGTCGCAGGTCAACAAGAAGTTCATCTGAGTGAACCAAGGGCCTATGAAAAGTGAAGTGCAATGGCACATTTGGAGAATCTCAGTGCACCAATCGTGGATCCGGTGAACGTTGAGTAAGAGCTGCGGCATCATCCCCACTAGTGGGAAATTAATTGGCTGCCCATCTTTACTATTTTTCAGGCATCCCAGAAATACAAAGCAAATGAAAgcaattaaaatttcaagaataccCACAAACGCCATGGAACTGAAAACCTTTAAAGCTTTGGGATACtttcttgttttttcttcttctctttttacGTATCAATAAAAGGAGGCTTTCTGTTTTAATAGTATAAAAGCTTTCTGTTTCCAGAAGGAAAACGTAATACTTTCAAATTCGCCATTATTGTTAACAGCCTGTCTATATTTATGTTATACATGCCAATTTCAGTAGTTAATTTCTATGTTATAacttcatattttttatattttttgtaatataattatactaaaatgttaattattttttggtaGATTTAATATAATGTTTAGAATTACCAAAACTCTTTCCAAG
Coding sequences within it:
- the LOC107914397 gene encoding alkane hydroxylase MAH1, which codes for MAFVGILEILIAFICFVFLGCLKNSKDGQPINFPLVGMMPQLLLNVHRIHDWCTEILQMCHCTSLFIGPWFTQMNFLLTCDPANVHYVMISNFHNFPKGSDFKEIFEILGDGIFNADMDLWKYQRKVAQEFVRHQLFHRLLSTTSRAKVENGLIPVLEHVAKRGLVVNLEDVLQRFTFDSTFILFTGNDPESLSVDFPEVHFSKALDDAEEALFYRLARPQSFIKLQKWLNMGQEHKYRKAWEVLDDVIAKCINQRRKELNQGLTKEADQVEGIDLLTSYITQEKATGLKCNDKFLRDTILNMMIAGRDTTSSALTWFIWLVSRHPKVEKKIIEELRSKIPEKETKKRRVLGAEEVKDLVYLHGALCEALRLYPSVPFQLKEPLKADILPSGHPVHPKMKIMFNLYSMGRMKSIWGEDSYEFKPERWITERGGIKYEASTKFLSFNAGPRICVGKKVAFVIMKTVASAIIYNYRINVLEETPVVPAASIILHTKDGLMARVSSRWD